The Dermochelys coriacea isolate rDerCor1 chromosome 7, rDerCor1.pri.v4, whole genome shotgun sequence genome window below encodes:
- the LOC122461216 gene encoding LOW QUALITY PROTEIN: cystatin-like (The sequence of the model RefSeq protein was modified relative to this genomic sequence to represent the inferred CDS: inserted 1 base in 1 codon): MSHYIRVEVVAGPWLCFLLLLGVPXTLGAAVFGGKENVPVSDPDVQQAAQVAVETFNNRNNCMYYSRVLQVLSTQRQVNRAWVILHLTMELVETLCRKNQGGAVDLSKCPLPPPPQQKKVCCEFQIWSQPWIERTQIDFHCNSGCH, from the exons ATGAGTCATTACATACGTGTAGAAG TAGTGGCAGGTCCCTGGCtgtgcttcctgctcctcctGGGGGTTC CCACTCTGGGGGCCGCTGTTTTCGGGGGGAAGGAGAATGTGCCAGTGTCAGACCCAGACGTCCAGCAGGCTGCACAAGTAGCCGTAGAGACCTTCAACAACCGCAATAATTGCATGTACTACAGCCGAGtgctgcaggtgctgagcacccagagacAGGTGA ATCGTGCCTGGGTCATACTACATCTGACCATGGAGCTGGTGGAAACATTGTGCAGGAAAAACCAGGGTGGAGCCGTGGATCTCAGCAagtgccccctgccgcccccaccccagcagaag AAAGTGTGCTGTGAGTTCCAGATCTGGTCTCAGCCCTGGATCGAGAGGACACAGATAGACTTTCACTGCAATTCGGGCTGTCACTGA